In Bradyrhizobium symbiodeficiens, the genomic stretch GATCGGGATCGTGACCGCGCTGGTCGGCGGCATGCTCGGCGTCGTCGTGAATTTCGGCGATGCCTTTGCCGATCGCGCGCGGTTTGCCCTGCTGGCACTCTATTGGGCAGTCTGTGCGCTCACGATCTGGGGCGTCGAGCACTATCGCACCATGCTGGCGGAGCAGCGCCGGATCGCCAAGCGCCTGATCGAGGAAGAAGATTATCGCAAGCTGCTGGTCGACGAGCTCCAGCACCGGCTGAAGAACAAGCTGTCGACGGTGCACGCCGTGCTGCACCAGGTGCTGCACGACCAGCCGCAGGTCTGGGCCAAGATCGATCCGCGGCTGCGCTCGCTGGCCGCGACCGACGATCTGATCTCGCGGATCGACAAGGCCGGCTGTGACATTCGCGACCTCCTGATCTCGGAGCTCGGCCCCTACGGCCATGTCCGCTTCACCCTGAACGGCGATCGGCTGTTCCTGCCGCCGAAGCTCGCGGTCACGCTTTCATTGATGTTTCACGAACTGGCCACCAATGCGGGCAAGTACGGCGCATTTTCCTCGCCGCGCGGTCTGCTGCAGGTGTCATGGACCGTGAGCGGCGACCGCCTGACTGTCACCTGGGACGAGACCGAGGGGCCGAGCGTGGACAAGGTGTCGGAGCCCGGCTTCGGCACCAAGCTGCTGAAATCGGCACTGTCGGCTTTTGATGGCAGGACCGATGTCTCTTACTTGAAGACGGGGCTGCATTGCATCATGCAGTGCCGCATCCCGCGAAGCGAATAGCATCGCGCGCCAAGCGAAAGCCGACCCGCGCGCCCGCCCGCAGTTTCGCAGGCGCTGTTGACGCCCTGTTAATGACGATCGTCGGCGCGCGTCGCATCGCCGCAAGTTTCCCCCAAAACAACCCCGTATTTCTCCGTAGCCCTTAACCAAACTTAAGAGGGAACCGCGCAAGATCGCGCCCATTGCAAGGCGCGCTGAAACAACAAGATTCATGACTTCTATGAACGACAACCAATATTCCGGCGCGAGTGAAGCCGAGCTCGGTTTTCTCAAGGAAATCGTTAGAATGCTGCCGGCCGGCCTGACCGTGCAGGATGCGCACGGCGAGCTTCTGCTGGTTAACGATGCCGCCGCCGCGCAGCTCGGCATGGACGGCAGCCATCCTTCGCCAGATCTCGCGCCGCGCCGCGAAGCCTGCCGCCAGGCGCTGAGCGCCGGCCAGGCTGTCGTCACCGAGGAGGCGCTCCACCGCGGCACCGCGCGCCAGGTGCTGCTCACGACCCATCGTCCCGTTCGCCTCGCCGGACGCGAGTTGCTGATCTCGGCATCCTCCGACATCACCGAGCAGAAGAATTTCGAGGACCAGCTGTTCCGCTCGGCCTATTTCGACGAGCTGACCGGATTGCCCTCGCGGCGCGTGATCGAACATCACGCCAGCAATCTGCTTGCGGCCGATCGTGGCGGCGAGCGCTTCGCGCTGGCCTTCCTCGACGTCGACAATTTCAAGCACATCAACGACTATTACGGCCACGCCGTCGGCGATGCGCTGCTTGTCGAGCTGTCGAAGCGGCTTGGACGCGACTTGCGCGATTCCGACATGCTGTCGCGCATCTCCGGCGACGAATTCCTGCTGCTGCTGTCGCCGATCCAGAGCCAGGAGGAGGTCGCCGAATTCATGCAGTCGACGCTGGAGCGGCTGACGGCGCCGTTCTTCATCGACAATTCGGAAGTCTTCGCCTCCACCTCCGTCGGCATCAGCCTCTATCCCGATCACGGCCGCAGCTTCGAGACGCTGCGCCAGAACGCCGACGTCGCGATGTACCGCATCAAGAACGACGGCAAGGGATCGGCGACGTTCTTCGACTCCAGCATGGAGCGCGAGGCGCTGGCGCGGATGAAGATCGAGCAGTCGCTGCGGCAGGCCATCCTGGAGAAGCGCTTCTGCTGCGCCTTTCAGTCCAAGGTCGACATCCGCACCCAGGCCGTGAAGGGCATCGAGGCCCTGGTGCGCCTGCGCGACGACGAAGGCGTAATCCAGGCGCCCGGCTCGTTCATCAATCTCGCCAGCGAGCTCGGCCTGATCGACGAATTGACCCACCTCGTACTCGCCGAGATCGTCAAATCGATTGATCTGATCAACGAGACCTTCGGCGCGGAAGCAACCATCAGCATCAATGTCGCGGCCAAGCAGGCCGGCAACCCCGAATTCATGCGCAGCTTCGCGCGGGCGCTGGAGGAGACCGGCTTTCCGCAGCGCTTCATGATCGAGGTGACGGAAGACGCCTTCGTCGCCAAGAATCACTTCCAGGCCGAGATCCTGCCGATGTTCCGCAAGCTCGGCGTCGGCATCTCGATCGACGATTTCGGCACCGGCTATTCCTCGCTCTCGGCACTGGCCGACATCACCGCCGACGAGATCAAGATCGACCGCTCCTTCATCACCGACATCCATCAGCGTCCGCGCAGCCAGGGCATCCTGCGCGCGATCGAGTCCCTGAGCGAGGCGCTCGGCATGACCGTGATCGCCGAAGGCCTCGAAACCTACGAGGAGCTCGCCTATCTCCAGGCCGCGACCAAGATTCGCTACGCGCAGGGCTATTATTTCTCCCGCCCGATCTTCCTGGAGGAGCTGAAGCTCGCGACACCGGCCTCGAGCGAGTCGCGCGCCAGCGTGGCGAGCCGGCCGACCCAGCAGAACCGCCAAGGCTATTCGCGCGCGAGCGGGTATCGAAGGTAGGGCAGCAAGCCGCCGCCGCACGCACCCCTGTCGTCCCGGATCTACGCTTCGCTTGTCCGGAAGACAGCGGAGTATGGGACGCGCTCCATTTCTCCCCTTTGAAATTGCTGCCTTTTTGCTAATACACGGACAGACTTCCCCGGGATATATCATGTCCGCCTCTTCCGCCTCGATCAGCGATCCCGCCTATCTCCGAGCGCGCGCGATGGAGACGCTGTTCGAGCGGCTGGAACAGCTCTGCGAGGGCGCGATCGCGATCGACCGCACTGGGCGCGTCGTCTACGTTAATGAGAAATATCTCGCGGCACTCGGTCTCGAGCGGACCTCCGAGGCGATCGGCCGGCCGATCGAGGAGGTCATCCCCAACAGCCTGATGCGGAAGGTGGCCGAGACCGGCGAGCCGATCCTGCTCGACATCATGGAGCTCGGCGGCGAGCAGCTCGTCGTCACGCGCATGCCGATCGAGGACGAGAACGGCACGGTGATCGGCGCGATCGGCTTCGTGCTCTACGATCACATCGAAAGCCTGAAGCCGCTGCTTGCCCGCGTCGCCCAGCTCGAGAGCGACCTGCGGCTGGCGCGGCGGCAATTGTCCAACGCCCGCGCCGCGCGCTTCACCTTCGCGGATTTCGTCGGCGCCACCGCGGGAATCGCGCAGGCGAAGGAATTCGCCAAGCGCGCGGCACGGCAAAGCGTGACCGTTCTGCTGACCGGCGAGACCGGTACCGGCAAGGAATTACTGGCGCAGGCGATCCACAATGCATCGTCGCGCGCCGAAAAGCCGTTCGTCAGCGTCAATGTCGCAGCGATCCCGGAGACACTGATCGAGTCCGAGTTCTTCGGCACCGCACCGGGCGCCTATACCGGAGCCGACCGCAGGGGGCGCGAGGGAAAGTTCCGCATCGCCGACGGCGGCACGCTGTTTCTCGACGAGATCGGCGAGATGCCGCTGCAATTGCAGGCCAAGCTGCTGCGCGTGCTGCAGGAGCGCGAGATCGAACCGCTCGGCTCGGACAAGATCAGCAAGGTGGACGTGCGCGTGGTCGCCGCGACCAATGTGGATTTGCGCAAGCGCGTCAGTGACGGTGCCTTCCGCGCCGATCTCTACTACCGGCTCAACGTGCTCTCGATCGACCTGCCGCCACTTCGCAAATGCCTCGACGATCTGCCTGACATCTGCGCGCGGCTGATCGAAGACATCAGCGCCTCCGGCGACTTCGTCAACGCCAGGATCACGCCGAGCGGCCTCTCGGCCCTCGCGCGCTACGATTGGCCCGGCAATGTCCGCGAGCTTCGCAACATTCTCGAACGCGCGCTGATCCTGAGCGATTCCGGGCGGCTGACCAGCGACGATTTCGTCCACATCCTGCCGGTGAACGGGGCCGCCGTCTCAACGCCAGGGGCCCGGATGACCGGATCTGTGGTGCCTTACGCCGAGGCGGAGGCCGAGTTCGAGAAGCAGACGCTCGAACATGCGCTCGCCGCGAGCAACGGCCAGATCACCGAAGCAGCCAGGATGCTTCAGATCTCGCGCGCAACCTTCTACAAGAAGCTCGCCAAGTTCGGACTGGCCTCGGGTGCCCCGCCTGTCTGAGTTTCGAGACTGACGTGTCCGAAGTCTCGGATTCCGGACACCTTGGCGCCGGCCCTTGCTTGCAGCGACTTCAGCGTTTGTGCCGCATTTTCAGCCATTCTCACTCCAGGCTCCGCATCTGGCGCAGGGCTTGCTCCGGGCCGGTCCGAGGAAACGCATGTTCGAGGAAGCGCATGGGCTGATGCACGCCGCGGCAACGCGCAAGCGCCGCAAAGCCGCGGCAGGCACACGTCAACAGACTGTCACATGCGGCCTCATGCAAGCTCCGCCGGAAGGTGGAATTGCAATGTCTACACACTTGTGCAAATCGCAGTGACCAAAGCAATTCGTTCAAGGCAGTTCATTCAAGGAGGAACCATGGTGCGTCGATCGCTCATTCTCACAGCAGCCATCATCGGCCTTGCCGCGAGCAGTTCCGCGCAAGCCGACGATCTCAAGATCGCGCTGATCTACGGCAAGACCGGTCCGCTCGAGGCCTACGCCAAGCAGACCGAGACCGGCCTGAAGCTGGGCTTCGAATACGCCACCAAGGGCACCATGACCCTCGATGGCCGCAAGATCGTCATCATCACCAAGGACGACCAGGGCAAGCCGGACCTCGCCAAGGCCGCGCTCGCCGAAGCCTATCAGGACGACAAGGCCGATATCGCAATCGGCACGACGTCGTCGGCCGCGGCGCTCGCCATTCTCCCGGTCGCCGAGGAGAACAAGAAGATCCTGATCGTCGAGCCCGCCGTCGCGGACCAGATTACCGGCGAGAAGTGGAATCGCTACATCTTCCGCACCGCGCGCAACTCCTCGCAGGATGCGATCTCCAATGCGGTCGCGATCGGCAAGCAGGGCGTCACCGTCGCAACGCTGGCGCAGGACTACGCGTTCGGCCGCGATGGCGTCGCCGCCTTCAAGGAAGCACTCTCCAAGACCGGCGCGACGCTCGCTGCCGAAGAATATGCCCCGACGTCGACCACCGACTTCACCGCGGTCGGCCAGCGCCTGTTCGACGCCCTGAAGGACAAGCCGGGCCGCAAGGTCATCTGGGTGATCTGGGCCGGCGCGGGCAATCCGCTGGCCAAGCTCCAGGACATGGACCCGAAGCGCTACGGCATCGAGCTCTCCACCGGCGGCAACATCCTGCCGGCGCTCGCCGCCTATAAGGGCCTGCCGGGCATGGAAGGTGCGACCTATTACTACTACGAGATCCCGAAGAACCCGGTGAACGACTGGCTGGTCGCCGAGCACCAGAAGCGCTTCAACGCGCCGCCGGACTTCTTCACCGCTGGTGGTTTTGCCGCTGCGATGTCCGTCGTCGCCGCCGTCACCAAGGCGAAGTCGACCGACAGCGAGAAGTTGATCACCGCGATGGAAGGCCTGGAGTTCGACACGCCGAAGGGCAAGATGGTGTTCCGGAAGGAAGACCATCAGGCGCTGCAGAGCATGTATCACTTCAAGGTCAAGGTCGACCCGAACGTCGCCTGGGCGATCCTCGAGCCGGTGCGCGAGCTGAAGATCGAGGACATGGACGTTCCGATCAAGAACAAGCGCTGATCTTCTTGCTTCACCTCTCCCGCTTGCGGGAGAGGCCGGGAGAGGGCTTTCTCCTCTTGGGGGCTCTCGCCTGTGGAAACAGCCCTCTCCCCCGCCCTCCCCCGCAGGCGGGGGAGGGAGCGCAACGTGACTCGCGGAAACACCTCCTCTCATCAGTTACCAGACCAATGTCCCTCACCCTCGAAACCCGCGATCTCACCATCCGCTTCGGTGGGCATGTCGCGGTCAACAACGTCACCTGCACGTTCCGTCCGGGCGAGCTGACTGCGATCGTCGGGCCGAACGGCGCAGGCAAGACCACCTATTTCAACCTGATCTCGGGCCAGCTGCGCGCCTCGAACGGCAGCATCCTGTTCGATGGCATCGACATCACCCAGCACTCCGCGCCGATGCGGACCCGCGCTGGCCTTGGCCGCGCGTTCCAGCTGACAAACCTGTTCCCGAACCTCAGCGTGGAAGAGAACGTCCGCCTCGCGGTGCAGGCGGCGAACGGCACCCACTACGACATGCTGCGGCCCTGGATGGTGCGCCGTGACCTGATCGCACGCGCCGACGCCATCCTCGACCAGGTCGCGCTCGGCAGCCGCCGCGGCGTCGCCGCGACAGCGCTGTCGCACGGCGACCAGCGCAAGCTCGAGGTCGCCCTGATGATCGCGCTGGAGCCGAAGGTCTTCATGTTCGACGAGCCGACCGCCGGCATGAGCATCGACGAGGTGCCTGTCGTGCTCAACCTGATCGCGCAGCTCAAGCAGGACACGAGCAAGATCATCCTCCTCGTCGAGCACAAGATGGACGTGGTGCGCTCGCTCGCCGACCGCATCATCGTGCTGCATAACGGGCAACTCGTCGCGGACGGCCCGCCCGCCGAGGTGATTGCCTCGCCGATCGTGCAGGAGGCCTATCTCGGCGTTGCTCCCAAGACTGCCGGAGAGAGCGCAGCATGACCGATCTCCTGAGACTCTCCGGCGTGCACACCCATATCGGCCGCTACCACATCCTCCAGGGCATCGACCTCACCGTCCCGCAGGGACAGGTCACGATGCTGCTGGGGCGCAACGGCGCCGGCAAGACCACGACGCTGCGCACCATCATGGGCCTGTGGCAGGCGTCCAGCGGTGAGATCAGCCTCTCCGGCGACCGTATCGAGAGCCGCGCCACGCCTGACATCGCGCGGCTCGGCGTCGGCTACGTGCCGGAGAGCATGGCGGTGTTTTCCGATCTCACCGTGAAGGAAAACCTCGTGCTCGCAGCGCGCGACGCGCCGATGGACGACAAGCAGCTGGAATGGATCTTCGGC encodes the following:
- a CDS encoding sensor histidine kinase translates to MGKLIDEFRRGWQGAAPPSLGLSIAFAVACLLIATLTRWALAHVRPDVYFTPYFPAVFFAAAFGGFRIGIVTALVGGMLGVVVNFGDAFADRARFALLALYWAVCALTIWGVEHYRTMLAEQRRIAKRLIEEEDYRKLLVDELQHRLKNKLSTVHAVLHQVLHDQPQVWAKIDPRLRSLAATDDLISRIDKAGCDIRDLLISELGPYGHVRFTLNGDRLFLPPKLAVTLSLMFHELATNAGKYGAFSSPRGLLQVSWTVSGDRLTVTWDETEGPSVDKVSEPGFGTKLLKSALSAFDGRTDVSYLKTGLHCIMQCRIPRSE
- a CDS encoding putative bifunctional diguanylate cyclase/phosphodiesterase, with product MNDNQYSGASEAELGFLKEIVRMLPAGLTVQDAHGELLLVNDAAAAQLGMDGSHPSPDLAPRREACRQALSAGQAVVTEEALHRGTARQVLLTTHRPVRLAGRELLISASSDITEQKNFEDQLFRSAYFDELTGLPSRRVIEHHASNLLAADRGGERFALAFLDVDNFKHINDYYGHAVGDALLVELSKRLGRDLRDSDMLSRISGDEFLLLLSPIQSQEEVAEFMQSTLERLTAPFFIDNSEVFASTSVGISLYPDHGRSFETLRQNADVAMYRIKNDGKGSATFFDSSMEREALARMKIEQSLRQAILEKRFCCAFQSKVDIRTQAVKGIEALVRLRDDEGVIQAPGSFINLASELGLIDELTHLVLAEIVKSIDLINETFGAEATISINVAAKQAGNPEFMRSFARALEETGFPQRFMIEVTEDAFVAKNHFQAEILPMFRKLGVGISIDDFGTGYSSLSALADITADEIKIDRSFITDIHQRPRSQGILRAIESLSEALGMTVIAEGLETYEELAYLQAATKIRYAQGYYFSRPIFLEELKLATPASSESRASVASRPTQQNRQGYSRASGYRR
- a CDS encoding sigma-54 interaction domain-containing protein, which gives rise to MSASSASISDPAYLRARAMETLFERLEQLCEGAIAIDRTGRVVYVNEKYLAALGLERTSEAIGRPIEEVIPNSLMRKVAETGEPILLDIMELGGEQLVVTRMPIEDENGTVIGAIGFVLYDHIESLKPLLARVAQLESDLRLARRQLSNARAARFTFADFVGATAGIAQAKEFAKRAARQSVTVLLTGETGTGKELLAQAIHNASSRAEKPFVSVNVAAIPETLIESEFFGTAPGAYTGADRRGREGKFRIADGGTLFLDEIGEMPLQLQAKLLRVLQEREIEPLGSDKISKVDVRVVAATNVDLRKRVSDGAFRADLYYRLNVLSIDLPPLRKCLDDLPDICARLIEDISASGDFVNARITPSGLSALARYDWPGNVRELRNILERALILSDSGRLTSDDFVHILPVNGAAVSTPGARMTGSVVPYAEAEAEFEKQTLEHALAASNGQITEAARMLQISRATFYKKLAKFGLASGAPPV
- a CDS encoding substrate-binding domain-containing protein; its protein translation is MRRSLILTAAIIGLAASSSAQADDLKIALIYGKTGPLEAYAKQTETGLKLGFEYATKGTMTLDGRKIVIITKDDQGKPDLAKAALAEAYQDDKADIAIGTTSSAAALAILPVAEENKKILIVEPAVADQITGEKWNRYIFRTARNSSQDAISNAVAIGKQGVTVATLAQDYAFGRDGVAAFKEALSKTGATLAAEEYAPTSTTDFTAVGQRLFDALKDKPGRKVIWVIWAGAGNPLAKLQDMDPKRYGIELSTGGNILPALAAYKGLPGMEGATYYYYEIPKNPVNDWLVAEHQKRFNAPPDFFTAGGFAAAMSVVAAVTKAKSTDSEKLITAMEGLEFDTPKGKMVFRKEDHQALQSMYHFKVKVDPNVAWAILEPVRELKIEDMDVPIKNKR
- a CDS encoding ABC transporter ATP-binding protein yields the protein MSLTLETRDLTIRFGGHVAVNNVTCTFRPGELTAIVGPNGAGKTTYFNLISGQLRASNGSILFDGIDITQHSAPMRTRAGLGRAFQLTNLFPNLSVEENVRLAVQAANGTHYDMLRPWMVRRDLIARADAILDQVALGSRRGVAATALSHGDQRKLEVALMIALEPKVFMFDEPTAGMSIDEVPVVLNLIAQLKQDTSKIILLVEHKMDVVRSLADRIIVLHNGQLVADGPPAEVIASPIVQEAYLGVAPKTAGESAA